In Argiope bruennichi chromosome X1, qqArgBrue1.1, whole genome shotgun sequence, a single window of DNA contains:
- the LOC129958080 gene encoding BRO1 domain-containing protein BROX-like — translation MAHWFHRNPLKATAKVNFELKLIVSDSQAVQICSELRQSRSRLLDLLSDPNNDTASFDAALERYLSFLHAMIVAPDEKGGESKLRYATRFRWTQTLLSNTPIAQQDAVFELVSICQNVGIWLMKHAAMIAGKDEISMDEAKEVHKCLRKAAGIFSAMQEKYIGSLLLKTEPASDLDSSVVNAYISQCTAEAQEVTIARAIELKHAPSLISALANETSRMYSAGANYLNKLNPSKVGKWKKYFELKSTFYLAYAYCYSGENLLAQEKCGDAIRSLQESEKCYATANKLSKEYVTLKGPGVSAKPDNHLFFRKLGPIIKRILEKCERENGFIFHQKIPAEPVPLEIKATYGLVSPEEFLLPSINSLWTPVAYAAFDSSKHNPNDAAHSKSAMKAEGDLPPVKEATFHQSAQDPKNTSGCVLQ, via the exons tgaattacgTCAAAGTAGAAGCAGACTGTTAGACCTCCTGTCTGATCCTAATAATGATACTGCAAGTTTTGATGCTGCTTTAGAAAGATATCTCAGTTTCTTACATGCTATGATTGTTGCACCAGATGAAAAGGGTGGTGAAAGTAAGCTTCGATATGCTACACGGTTTCGTTGGACTCAGACTTTGCTTAGTAATACACCTAT AGCTCAGCAAGATGCAGTGTTTGAACTTGTATCTATTTGTCAGAATGTTGGAATATGGCTTATGAAACATGCTGCTATGATAGCTGGTAAAGATGA GATTAGTATGGATGAAGCCAAGGAAGTTCATAAGTGCTTGCGAAAAGCTGCTGGGATTTTCTCTGCCATGCAG gaaaaGTACATTGGAAGTTTGTTACTAAAAACAGAACCTGCTTCAGACCTGGATTCCTCTGTTGTAAATGCCTATATCAGTCAGTGCACTGCTGAAGCCCAGGAAG TTACCATTGCTCGAGCCATTGAATTGAAACATGCCCCAAGTTTGATATCTGCATTAGCAAATGAGACATCTAGAATGTATTCCGCTGGag CTAACTATTTGAACAAATTAAATCCCTCCAAAGttggaaaatggaaaaaatattttgaactgaaaAGCACTTTCTATCTTGCCTAT GCTTATTGTTATTCTGGTGAAAATCTACTGGCTCAGGAAAAATGTGGTGATGCCATAAGATCAttacaagaaagtgaaaaat GTTATGCAACTGCAAATAAACTCTCCAAAGAATATGTTACTTTAAAAGGGCCAGGAGTGAGTGCAAAACCAGATAATCaccttttttttcgaaaattgggTCCTATTATTAAGCGCATTCTTGAAAAGTGTGAAAGGGAAAATGGATTTAT ATTCCATCAAAAAATTCCTGCAGAACCTGTACCTTTAGAAATAAAGGCAACCTATGGATTAGTTAGTCCAGAAGAGTTCCTTTTGCCCAGCATTAATAGTCTTTGGACACCAGTTGCATATGCTGCCTTTGACTCATCAAAACATAATCCTAATGATGCTGCACATTCT aaatcaGCTATGAAAGCAGAAGGTGATTTGCCGCCAGTAAAGGAAGCAACTTTTCATCAGTCAGCTCAGGATCCAAAAAATACAAGTGGCTGCGTTTTACAGTGA
- the LOC129958086 gene encoding chaoptin-like, producing the protein MICKCLPVFFLLIFLEAASSTYTASCSLLHVKYGSLKNYVICKGEFLPVENLKKTLQNFTESINTFELRNVSMDVLPGDMFGGIKKGDIQKIIFSHSTVELLNLPEMQYSAFKSVEDTLESFEVYDSSSVFAWNISILASLKKLEKIVIENSEFFEVKAIFGNFPRLRLIQFINSAVRWVHPEAFKNIKKLTICSLANNYITEVKRSMFPQPATYLWNLDLSFNRLKSLPKDMFDDMPSLHELKLDNNHLRYFKVELVKPMWNQLTQLWLDGNNALCWPFCWIIEKEHRPLFLDSAKCRTSKSIRLDEFYSRCKKF; encoded by the exons ATGATCTGCAAATGTCTTCCAGTATTCTTCCTATTAATATTTCTGGAAGCTGCTTCATCAACCTACACTGCTTCATGCAGCTTACTTCATGTAAAATATGGAAGTCTAAAAAACTACGTAATATGCAAAGGAGAATTTCTACCAgttgaaaatctcaaaaaaactttgcaaaattttacagaaagtaTAAATACATTCGAACTTCGCAATGTCTCGATGGATGTTTTACCAGGAGATATGTTCGGTGGTATAAAAAAGGgagatattcagaaaataattttttcccattcgACTGTAGAACTTCTCAATCTTCCCGAGATGCAATACTCAGCTTTCAAATCTGTAGAAGACACCTTGGAGAGTTTTGAAGTGTATGACAGTTCTTCTGTTTTTGCATGGAATATTTCAATACTTGCCTCATTGAAGAAACTGGAAAAGATTGTCAttgaaaattctgaattctttGAGGTGAAagcaatatttggaaattttcccAGATTAAGACTTATCCAGTTTATCAATTCTGCGGTCAGATGGGTACATCCGGAAgcctttaaaaacatcaaaaaactTACTATTTGTTCTTTAGCTAATAATTACATCACGGAAGTGAAAAGATCGATGTTTCCACAGCCAGCTACTTATCTTTGGAATTTGGATTTAAG TTTCAATAGGTTAAAATCCCTGCCAAAGGATATGTTTGATGACATGCCTTCTCTCCATGAACTGAAACTAGATAACAACCATTTAAGATACTTCAAAGTTGAGCTTGTAAAACCAATGTGGAACCAGCTAACCCAGTTATGGTTGGATG gtaACAACGCACTTTGCTGGCCCTTTTGTTGGATTATTGAAAAAGAACACAGACCTTTATTTCTGGATTCCGCCAAATGTCGTACCAGTAAAAGCATTAGATTGGATGAGTTTTATTCTCGCtgcaaaaagttttag